In Pelagicoccus sp. SDUM812003, the sequence CCAAGCTCTTCTAGTCTTTTTTGATCTTTTTTCGCTGATTCGAAATCTCTCTTGTAGACGTAGGCTCCACCTCTGGCACTTATGACCTCATCGGCTGTGGGCTGGGCTGCAATCGCTCGACTGTATAACTCAATCGTCTTATCGATCTCATCGTATGCCCAATGGACGTTCGCTAACATGACAAGTGCTTGAACGTTTTCTGGATGTAAGCGGATGGCTTCTTCGAATCTTTCTTTTGCCTTTCCATATGCTTCGATTTGTTCCTTAGATGGTCCATCCATAGAGAAACCAGTTCCTTCAGCGACCATCATGAACTGGTATCCTTCTCTAAATACAC encodes:
- a CDS encoding tetratricopeptide repeat protein is translated as MKKLISALFIFATIANAATEKEIVESNRVFREGYQFMMVAEGTGFSMDGPSKEQIEAYGKAKERFEEAIRLHPENVQALVMLANVHWAYDEIDKTIELYSRAIAAQPTADEVISARGGAYVYKRDFESAKKDQKRLEELGSEFAATLKNEIEREEKN